TAAAAGAAGTTAAAGGTGTTTTTTATCAAAATAATGGTGAAATCATAACTTTAACGGCGCCGGAAGCGGTATATGATGTTAATAATCGTGATATTACAATTAAAGGCTTAGTGCAAGTTGTTAGCAATAATGGGGCAACAATGCAAGGTGATGTTTTTAAATGGCAGGCTAAAGAGAGTAAGCTGGTTGGTGATGGTAATATTATTTTGAAAAAAGAAGATACGGTGTTAACTGGTAATCATATTGAGGCAACAGCCGGCTTGACTAAAGTAAAAGTGCAAGGAAATGCCAAAATTATAAAAGGTGGGAAATAAGATGAATTTTAGAACGATAAAAACATTATTCCTAACAGCTTGTTTATTATGTAGTTTATCTTTAGCACAAGCGGCGGAGGGCAATATGGAAGTTTCCGCAGATACATTAGAATATGATTCTAATAGTGGCATTGTTGTCGCTAATGGCAATGTGAAAATGCTTAAAGAAAATGCGACCTTAACCGGCGCCAAAGCTACTTACAATACGAAAAATCAAGAAGCGACGGTTAGTGGTGGAGCTCACTTAATAAAAGAAGATATTGATTTAACTTCAGCCAGCTTAACCTCAAAAAATAATGATGAAATAATTGCAATTGGTAATGTTGTGATGATTAAAGGCGAAACTACTATTACTGGTCCACAAGTTAATTATTATAGTAAACAACAATATGCAGTCATCAATAGCGATGCAACGGTTAATATGAAAGATTCAACAATGACAGCCAATAAGCTAGAAGCCTTTTTAGCTGACA
This genomic stretch from Negativicutes bacterium harbors:
- the lptC gene encoding LPS export ABC transporter periplasmic protein LptC codes for the protein MNFRTIKTLFLTACLLCSLSLAQAAEGNMEVSADTLEYDSNSGIVVANGNVKMLKENATLTGAKATYNTKNQEATVSGGAHLIKEDIDLTSASLTSKNNDEIIAIGNVVMIKGETTITGPQVNYYSKQQYAVINSDATVNMKDSTMTANKLEAFLADNKVVGTGNVHLTSTAREIDAVGDVATYYGAKDQQGKIILEGNAKAVQKGNVLKGNKLTLFLADKTTNAEVVIKPE
- the lptC gene encoding LPS export ABC transporter periplasmic protein LptC, with protein sequence MKNKKLIIILALALVVGFSYYFIISENNVKTKNDVEVSNITYSGNTIVEEKDGKKVWELTANTIEIEPTTKNTILKEVKGVFYQNNGEIITLTAPEAVYDVNNRDITIKGLVQVVSNNGATMQGDVFKWQAKESKLVGDGNIILKKEDTVLTGNHIEATAGLTKVKVQGNAKIIKGGK